In Oncorhynchus gorbuscha isolate QuinsamMale2020 ecotype Even-year linkage group LG02, OgorEven_v1.0, whole genome shotgun sequence, a single genomic region encodes these proteins:
- the LOC123994105 gene encoding gap junction delta-2 protein-like, which produces MGDWSILGRFLTEVQNHSTVIGKIWLTMLLIFRILLVTLVGDAVYSDEQSKFTCNTLQPGCNNVCYDTFAPVSHLRFWVFQIVLVSTPSIFYIVYVLHKIAKDEKLEPEKIHEVAKPPPARESLKHVGVEDGDSLEASNRSFNPCYEKEWGAREGGYVEQSLQEEDLREVGKDPTELSSQVLLTYIIHVVLRSIMEIAFLVGQYYLFGFEVPQLFRCETYPCPNWTDCFVSRATEKTIFLNFMFSISLGCFILNIVELHYLGWVYIFRVLCSACSTCCEPERDPVELVDLYHNHNPLLLQLKHSLRGRVVLQTSPPMSQEKSSGVLPTHTPAISFETDSTVECTSKRSPDEKERTKAKLANITKIGRGKKSWL; this is translated from the coding sequence ATGGGAGACTGGTCCATTCTTGGTCGCTTCTTAACGGAGGTTCAGAACCACTCCACGGTGATCGGCAAGATCTGGCTGACCATGCTCCTCATCTTCCGCATCCTGCTGGTGACCCTGGTGGGGGACGCAGTGTACAGCGATGAGCAGTCCAAGTTCACCTGCAACACCCTGCAGCCTGGTTGCAACAACGTCTGCTACGACACCTTCGCCCCAGTCTCACACCTGCGTTTCTGGGTCTTCCAGATAGTGCTCGTCTCCACACCGTCTATCTTCTACATTGTCTATGTGTTGCACAAGATAGCCAAGGATGAGAAGTTAGAGCCTGAGAAGATCCATGAGGTCGCCAAGCCTCCTCCTGCACGTGAAAGTCTCAAACATGTAGGGGTGGAGGATGGGGATTCCCTGGAGGCCAGCAACCGCTCCTTCAACCCCTGCTATGAGAAGGAGTGGGGCGCCCGAGAGGGGGGGTATGTGGAGCAGAGCCTGCAGGAGGAGGACTTGAGGGAGGTGGGGAAGGATCCCACCGAGCTGTCCAGCCAAGTGCTGCTGACCTACATCATCCACGTGGTGCTGCGCTCCATCATGGAGATAGCCTTCCTAGTGGGCCAGTACTACCTGTTTGGCTTTGAAGTGCCTCAACTGTTCCGCTGTGAGACCTACCCCTGTCCTAACTGGACTGACTGTTTTGTGTCTCGTGCCACGGAGAAGACCATCTTCCTCAACTTCATGTTCAGCATCAGCCTGGGATGCTTCATCCTGAACATTGTGGAGCTGCACTACCTGGGCTGGGTCTATATTTTCCGTGTGCTGTGCTCTGCCTGCTCTACATGCTGCGAGCCAGAGAGGGACCCAGTGGAACTTGTGGACCTGTATCACAACCACAACCCTCTGCTTCTGCAGCTCAAACACTCCCTACGAGGCAGGGTGGTCCTGCAGACCTCCCCTCCCATGTCCCAGGAGAAGAGCAGTGGTGTGTTGCCCACCCACACCCCGGCCATCTCCTTTGAGACTGACTCCACAGTAGAGTGCACCTCCAAGAGAAGCCCAGATGAGAAAGAACGCACTAAGGCCAAACTGGCCAACATAACTAAAATAGGCAGAGGCAAGAAATCCTGGCTGTGA